One Flammeovirga agarivorans DNA window includes the following coding sequences:
- a CDS encoding SDR family NAD(P)-dependent oxidoreductase — MKKTRFENKVCWVIGASSGIGYQLASDLSLMNTKLILSGRNEQKLTTLSRSLKVDSSVLPLDLSDQEEALASKVKQAEAIYSQIDIVFFVGGISQRSSFLETATSTFEQIMKVNFWGAVHITKSILPHLLKANDPIIVVINSVQGKFGIPNRSAYASSKHALLGFFDSLRAELGNQKIQITSILPGYVKTDLAKNALLGDGSQQGHLEDGKGGISTEQASKDILHFTSVGKSEAVIGRPREKAAVLIKRFFPSFFEKLVRKKS; from the coding sequence ATGAAAAAAACACGGTTCGAAAATAAGGTTTGCTGGGTTATTGGAGCATCCTCAGGAATTGGTTATCAACTTGCTTCTGATTTGAGCTTGATGAATACTAAGCTTATTCTTTCAGGAAGAAATGAACAAAAACTAACTACTTTATCACGGTCTTTAAAAGTAGATTCTAGCGTTTTACCTCTAGACTTAAGTGATCAAGAAGAAGCACTTGCAAGTAAAGTAAAACAAGCTGAAGCCATATATTCTCAAATAGATATTGTTTTTTTTGTTGGAGGCATTAGTCAACGATCAAGTTTTCTGGAAACAGCAACATCCACTTTCGAACAAATTATGAAGGTGAATTTTTGGGGAGCCGTTCATATTACTAAATCAATATTACCACACTTACTAAAAGCAAATGATCCTATTATCGTAGTCATAAATAGTGTTCAAGGAAAATTTGGTATTCCTAATAGGTCTGCTTATGCATCATCAAAACATGCTTTATTAGGGTTCTTTGATTCTTTAAGAGCAGAGCTAGGCAATCAAAAAATACAGATTACTTCAATTCTACCTGGATACGTAAAAACCGATTTAGCCAAAAATGCACTATTGGGTGATGGTTCTCAACAAGGGCATTTAGAAGATGGAAAAGGAGGGATTTCTACAGAGCAAGCCAGTAAAGATATACTTCACTTTACATCTGTTGGAAAAAGTGAAGCAGTCATCGGAAGACCAAGAGAAAAAGCTGCAGTTTTAATCAAAAGATTCTTTCCATCTTTCTTTGAAAAATTAGTAAGAAAAAAATCCTAA
- a CDS encoding DNA polymerase/3'-5' exonuclease PolX, with the protein MTNKDIIKTFRLLTSLMELHGANQFKTRAYSSAIQSMENAGTPLIDLDNDGLIEKGLSKTMSEKLTTWFQTGTLADLEELEEKTPAGVIDMMGLSGVGPKKIAALWKELDIDSLDKLQTACEENKVQSLKGFAAKTEAKILQQVLFLKENKKRLHYSKAEVYAKDFLKIMDDRGIKTVMSGELSLNREVIDTLSFTALCESTAAVKGIIEEYSAIEIDPKTSSPLTVRGYLTDTKSEVVVFVASEKEFTKLAFQKSCAPEHLSLKGADHPSIREVLNKEEITSEEDIYQKAGLPFFPPELREGEEYVGSFATKGIPTLVEDQDLKGSLHNHSDYSDGQNTLREMATYLKDQGYEYLGISDHSKTAFYANGLSVERIEQQHKEIDELNKELAPFKIFKGIESDILNDGSLDYDEDVLASFDFIVASIHSPLTMTKEVATARLIKAIEHPATTILGHPTGRLLLRREGYPIDHKAVIDACAKHGVVIEINSSPWRLDLDWRWAKYALDQGVKLSLNPDAHAVEGYADMHYGLLVGRKAGLTKEMTLNAMSLAEIEDYFTSRKKK; encoded by the coding sequence ATGACAAATAAAGATATAATTAAAACGTTCCGTTTATTGACTTCCTTGATGGAACTTCACGGAGCAAATCAATTTAAAACGAGAGCATATTCTTCAGCGATTCAAAGTATGGAAAACGCCGGAACTCCATTAATCGACCTTGATAATGATGGATTGATTGAAAAAGGGCTTTCCAAAACTATGTCTGAAAAACTAACGACATGGTTTCAAACCGGTACACTAGCAGATTTAGAAGAATTAGAAGAAAAAACTCCTGCAGGTGTTATTGATATGATGGGATTAAGTGGTGTTGGTCCTAAAAAAATAGCAGCTTTATGGAAAGAACTTGATATTGATTCATTAGATAAACTTCAAACCGCTTGTGAAGAAAATAAAGTTCAATCTTTAAAAGGTTTTGCAGCAAAAACTGAAGCTAAAATTCTTCAACAAGTACTGTTTTTAAAAGAAAATAAAAAGCGTCTGCACTATTCAAAAGCAGAAGTTTATGCTAAAGATTTCTTAAAGATTATGGATGACAGAGGTATTAAAACTGTTATGTCTGGAGAGTTATCTTTAAACAGAGAAGTGATTGATACATTAAGCTTCACTGCTCTATGTGAAAGTACTGCTGCTGTAAAAGGCATTATTGAAGAGTATTCAGCAATTGAAATAGATCCAAAGACTTCTTCACCATTAACGGTTAGAGGATATCTTACTGATACAAAAAGTGAAGTCGTTGTTTTTGTCGCCTCTGAGAAAGAATTTACTAAACTAGCCTTCCAAAAGAGCTGTGCTCCTGAACATCTATCATTAAAAGGGGCAGATCATCCAAGTATTAGAGAAGTATTAAATAAAGAGGAAATAACTTCTGAAGAGGATATTTATCAAAAAGCAGGTCTACCATTCTTTCCTCCAGAATTAAGAGAAGGAGAGGAGTATGTAGGTAGTTTTGCTACAAAAGGTATTCCGACATTAGTTGAAGATCAAGATTTAAAAGGTAGTCTTCATAATCACTCCGATTATTCAGATGGTCAAAATACTTTGAGAGAAATGGCTACTTATCTGAAAGATCAAGGGTATGAATATCTTGGTATTTCGGATCACTCAAAAACGGCATTTTATGCAAACGGTTTGTCTGTTGAAAGGATTGAACAGCAACACAAAGAAATTGATGAACTAAACAAAGAGCTAGCTCCATTCAAAATATTTAAAGGGATAGAGTCTGATATCTTAAATGATGGTAGTTTAGACTATGACGAAGATGTTTTAGCATCATTTGATTTTATAGTGGCTTCAATACATTCTCCTCTTACTATGACTAAAGAAGTCGCTACTGCTCGTTTAATCAAAGCTATTGAACATCCTGCTACAACTATTTTAGGACACCCTACAGGGCGTTTACTACTTAGAAGAGAAGGATACCCTATCGATCATAAAGCAGTAATTGATGCATGTGCTAAACATGGTGTTGTAATAGAAATTAATTCAAGCCCTTGGCGCTTAGACCTAGATTGGAGATGGGCAAAATATGCATTAGATCAAGGTGTAAAACTTTCATTAAACCCAGATGCTCATGCGGTAGAAGGATATGCAGATATGCATTATGGCTTACTCGTAGGAAGAAAAGCTGGGCTCACAAAAGAAATGACTCTAAATGCTATGTCACTAGCTGAAATAGAAGATTATTTCACATCCAGAAAAAAGAAATAA
- a CDS encoding DUF5606 family protein, whose product MNLKDIAAIAGKPGLYKVLKPSRTGVIVESLEAKPKKTIVNASQRISILKEISMYVTGQAEESVPLEEVFTSVKEKFGSTKLDVDTKSEEALEDFIFQVLPNWDSDRIYTSDIKKLVTWFSKLAEFYPEALEDNKEEAEESAE is encoded by the coding sequence ATGAACTTAAAAGACATTGCTGCAATTGCAGGTAAGCCAGGGTTATACAAAGTATTAAAACCGTCTCGTACAGGTGTTATTGTTGAATCTTTAGAGGCAAAGCCAAAGAAGACAATTGTAAACGCAAGCCAAAGAATCTCAATCTTAAAAGAGATTTCTATGTATGTTACAGGTCAAGCTGAGGAGTCAGTGCCATTAGAAGAAGTATTTACTTCTGTAAAAGAAAAATTTGGTTCGACTAAGTTAGATGTTGATACAAAAAGTGAAGAAGCTTTAGAAGACTTCATCTTCCAAGTATTACCAAACTGGGATTCTGATCGTATCTATACTTCAGATATTAAAAAATTAGTGACTTGGTTTAGCAAGTTAGCTGAGTTCTACCCTGAAGCTTTAGAAGATAATAAAGAAGAAGCAGAAGAATCTGCTGAATAA
- a CDS encoding TlpA family protein disulfide reductase yields the protein MKFSKEAILRELKSWGFLAIIFGGLYITGLHTEASALLQRVILATGLRNADTDGHVSGKADYSWKMLEWNTQKQIQLSDFKGKTVFINVWASWCPPCIAEMPSIQSLYDQLKNNEDVVFIMLNIDENKEKANKFLKRKNYTFPIYERNSPTPEIFQSRSIPVTFVINKQGEIIYSHKGIANYDSQSFVNMLTSD from the coding sequence ATGAAATTTTCAAAAGAAGCGATCCTCAGAGAATTAAAATCATGGGGGTTCCTAGCGATCATATTTGGTGGATTATACATTACAGGACTACATACAGAAGCATCTGCATTACTACAGAGAGTTATTTTAGCAACTGGTTTAAGGAATGCAGATACAGACGGACATGTATCTGGAAAAGCAGACTATTCTTGGAAAATGTTAGAGTGGAATACACAAAAGCAGATTCAATTATCAGATTTTAAAGGGAAAACAGTGTTTATTAATGTATGGGCTTCTTGGTGTCCTCCCTGTATTGCAGAAATGCCTAGTATCCAATCTTTGTATGATCAATTAAAAAATAATGAAGATGTAGTATTCATTATGTTAAACATCGATGAAAACAAAGAGAAGGCAAATAAATTCCTAAAAAGAAAGAATTATACTTTTCCGATATACGAAAGAAACTCCCCTACACCAGAAATTTTTCAGAGTAGATCAATTCCGGTAACTTTTGTGATAAATAAGCAAGGAGAAATAATTTATAGCCACAAAGGAATCGCAAACTATGACTCACAAAGTTTTGTGAATATGCTTACATCAGACTGA
- the rpoB gene encoding DNA-directed RNA polymerase subunit beta has protein sequence MATFKNGRKNFAKAKRVLEYPDFLDVQFKSFHNFFQIDTPPELREDEGLYKVFMENFPITDSRENFLLEFIDYTIDPPKYTVDECVERGLTFSVPLKAKLKLSCSDEDNEDFETIEQDVFLGNIPYMTRRGSFVVNGAERVIVSQLHRSPGVFFAQSKHTNGTKLYSARVIPFKGSWIEFATDVNNVMYAYIDRKKKFPVTMLLRSIGYGSDKDILDLFELSEEIPVTKENLASLENRTLAARVLKTWTEDFVDEDTGEVVSIDRNDVILERDHIISDEDLELIEDAGVSSVIVHRKDININDFRIIFDTLGKDNSNSEKEAVHQIYRQLRNTEAPDDQTARDIIQNLFFSDKRYDLGEVGRYKLNRKLKSETSMDIRVLTKEDIVKIIKHLIHLINSKAVVDDIDHLSNRRIRTVGEQLYSQFGVGLARMARTIKERMNVRDNEDFKPVDLVNARTLSSVINSFFGTNQLSQFMDQTNPLAEVTHKRRISALGPGGLSRERAGFEVRDVHYTHYGRLCTIETPEGPNIGLISSLTVYAKVNNMGFIETPYRKVTNGVVDIEDNNVTYISAEEEDEKFIAQAKTDLDENNRFAEEFVKVRYEGDFPLKTPEEIDYMDVAPNQIVSIAASLIPFLEHDDANRALMGSNMQRQAVPLLKAEAPIVGTGLERNVAIDSRTVVLAEKDGVVDSVDANSINMRYDHTEDQKLASFEADVKSHNLIKFRRTNQDTCMNMRPIVKKGQRVVKGEVLSEGYSTENGELAIGKNLLVAFMPWQGYNFEDAIVISERVVRNDVYTSLHIVEHELEVRDTKRGEEELTSEIPNVGEDAVKNLDENGIIRVGSRVRPGDILIGKITPKGESDPTPEEKLLRAIFGDKAGDVKDASLKASPSLIGTVIDTRLFARPKKDKELRAKAKKEVELLKKQYSRDLKGLENKMMVKLVELLDGLTSQGVFHKFGQEIMSKGVTFSEANIAENIFPGENPFRDDSSYAVSEEANLLGDLILDNWTDDTRVNELVRSTVKNYVNARNEVTGFFKRDRFTLEVGDELPTGIVKLAKVYIAKRRKLKVGDKMAGRHGNKGVVAKIVPEEDMPFLEDGTPMDICLNPLGVPSRMNIGQIYETVLGWAGLKMGRKYATPIFDGASEEEVVAELKEAGLPDFGRAQLYDGLTGEPFHQRVSVGVMYMLKLGHLVDDKMHARSIGPYSLITQQPLGGKAQFGGQRFGEMEVWALEAFGAANVLREILTVKSDDVQGRAKAYEAIVKGDNMPNPNVPESFNVLVHELRGLALEITLQ, from the coding sequence TTGGCAACATTCAAGAACGGTAGAAAGAATTTTGCAAAAGCAAAAAGGGTGTTAGAATACCCGGATTTTCTAGATGTACAGTTTAAGTCTTTCCACAACTTCTTCCAGATTGATACTCCACCAGAGTTGAGAGAAGATGAAGGTCTTTACAAAGTATTCATGGAGAACTTCCCAATTACGGATTCTCGTGAAAACTTCTTATTAGAGTTTATTGACTACACAATTGATCCTCCGAAATATACGGTTGACGAGTGTGTGGAAAGAGGTTTGACTTTTAGTGTACCTTTAAAAGCAAAATTAAAGCTTTCATGTAGCGATGAGGATAACGAAGACTTCGAGACAATCGAACAAGACGTATTCTTAGGTAATATCCCTTACATGACAAGACGTGGATCGTTTGTAGTAAACGGTGCAGAACGTGTTATCGTTTCTCAGCTACATAGATCTCCAGGTGTTTTCTTTGCACAGTCAAAACACACAAACGGTACGAAACTTTACTCTGCAAGAGTAATTCCTTTCAAAGGATCATGGATCGAATTTGCTACTGACGTTAATAACGTAATGTATGCTTATATCGACCGTAAGAAAAAGTTCCCTGTAACGATGCTTCTTCGTTCTATCGGATACGGTTCAGATAAAGATATCTTAGACTTATTCGAATTATCGGAGGAAATTCCAGTAACTAAGGAAAATTTAGCTTCATTAGAAAACAGAACATTAGCTGCTCGTGTATTAAAAACATGGACAGAGGATTTCGTAGATGAAGATACAGGTGAAGTAGTTTCTATTGATCGTAATGATGTAATCTTAGAGCGTGATCATATCATCTCTGACGAAGATCTTGAATTGATCGAAGATGCTGGCGTAAGCTCAGTAATCGTTCATAGAAAAGATATTAACATCAACGATTTCCGTATCATTTTCGATACGTTAGGAAAAGATAATTCAAACTCAGAGAAGGAAGCGGTACACCAAATTTACCGTCAACTTCGTAATACTGAGGCTCCAGATGATCAGACTGCTCGTGATATCATCCAAAACTTGTTCTTCTCTGACAAACGTTATGACTTAGGTGAAGTTGGTCGTTACAAACTAAACCGTAAGTTAAAGTCAGAAACAAGCATGGATATCCGTGTGCTGACCAAAGAAGATATTGTCAAAATCATCAAGCACTTGATCCACTTGATCAATTCAAAAGCTGTTGTTGATGATATTGACCACTTGTCAAACCGTCGTATCCGTACGGTGGGTGAGCAACTTTACTCTCAATTCGGAGTAGGTTTAGCTCGTATGGCTCGTACAATTAAAGAACGTATGAACGTTCGTGATAACGAAGACTTTAAGCCAGTTGACTTGGTTAATGCTCGTACGTTATCATCAGTAATTAACTCGTTCTTCGGTACCAACCAGCTATCTCAGTTTATGGACCAAACTAACCCTCTTGCAGAGGTAACGCATAAGCGTCGTATCTCAGCATTAGGTCCAGGTGGTTTATCAAGAGAGCGTGCAGGTTTCGAGGTTCGTGACGTTCACTACACTCACTACGGTCGTCTTTGTACTATTGAGACACCAGAAGGTCCAAACATTGGTTTGATTTCGTCATTAACTGTATATGCGAAAGTAAACAATATGGGCTTCATCGAAACTCCTTACCGTAAGGTAACTAACGGTGTTGTAGATATTGAGGATAATAACGTTACTTATATCTCAGCTGAGGAGGAAGATGAGAAATTCATCGCTCAAGCAAAAACAGATCTTGATGAGAACAACCGTTTCGCAGAAGAATTTGTAAAAGTGCGTTACGAGGGTGACTTCCCATTGAAGACTCCTGAGGAAATCGATTACATGGACGTTGCTCCTAACCAAATTGTATCGATTGCCGCTTCATTAATTCCTTTCTTAGAGCATGATGACGCCAACCGTGCCTTGATGGGATCCAACATGCAGCGTCAAGCAGTGCCATTATTGAAAGCGGAAGCTCCAATTGTAGGTACTGGTTTGGAAAGAAACGTAGCGATTGACTCAAGAACAGTTGTTTTAGCAGAAAAAGACGGTGTTGTTGATTCAGTAGATGCTAATAGCATCAACATGCGTTACGATCATACTGAAGATCAAAAGTTAGCTTCATTTGAAGCAGACGTAAAATCTCATAACCTAATCAAGTTCCGTAGAACTAACCAAGATACTTGTATGAACATGCGTCCAATCGTTAAGAAGGGACAACGTGTTGTTAAAGGTGAAGTATTATCTGAAGGTTATTCTACTGAAAATGGTGAGTTAGCTATCGGTAAAAACTTACTAGTAGCCTTCATGCCTTGGCAAGGTTATAACTTTGAGGATGCCATCGTAATTTCTGAGCGTGTTGTACGTAACGATGTTTATACATCATTGCACATCGTAGAGCATGAATTAGAAGTTAGAGACACAAAACGTGGTGAAGAAGAATTAACTTCTGAAATTCCAAACGTTGGTGAGGATGCAGTGAAGAACTTAGATGAAAACGGTATTATCCGTGTAGGTTCTCGCGTTCGTCCTGGTGATATCCTAATTGGTAAGATTACACCAAAAGGTGAGTCTGATCCAACTCCAGAAGAAAAATTATTACGTGCTATCTTTGGTGACAAAGCAGGTGATGTTAAAGATGCTTCATTAAAAGCTTCTCCATCATTGATTGGTACTGTAATCGACACTCGTTTATTCGCTCGTCCTAAGAAAGACAAAGAATTACGAGCTAAAGCTAAGAAAGAAGTTGAGTTATTGAAAAAACAATACTCTCGCGACTTAAAAGGCTTAGAAAATAAAATGATGGTCAAATTAGTAGAATTACTTGATGGCTTAACTAGCCAAGGTGTATTCCATAAATTTGGTCAAGAGATAATGAGCAAAGGAGTTACTTTCTCTGAAGCTAATATCGCAGAAAACATCTTCCCTGGTGAAAACCCATTCAGAGATGATTCAAGTTATGCAGTATCTGAGGAGGCTAACCTTTTAGGTGACCTTATCTTAGATAACTGGACTGATGATACTCGTGTAAATGAATTGGTTAGATCTACGGTGAAAAACTATGTAAATGCTCGTAACGAAGTAACTGGTTTCTTCAAGCGTGATAGATTTACATTAGAAGTAGGTGATGAATTACCAACTGGTATTGTAAAACTTGCTAAAGTTTACATCGCTAAGCGTCGTAAATTGAAAGTAGGTGATAAAATGGCCGGTCGACATGGTAACAAGGGTGTTGTAGCTAAGATCGTTCCTGAAGAGGATATGCCATTCTTAGAAGACGGTACTCCAATGGATATCTGTCTTAACCCACTAGGTGTACCTTCACGTATGAACATTGGTCAGATCTATGAAACTGTTCTAGGTTGGGCTGGTTTAAAAATGGGTAGAAAGTACGCAACTCCAATTTTTGATGGTGCTTCTGAAGAAGAAGTAGTAGCAGAATTGAAAGAAGCTGGGTTACCTGACTTTGGTCGTGCTCAATTATATGATGGTTTAACAGGTGAACCATTCCACCAAAGAGTATCTGTTGGTGTAATGTACATGCTGAAACTTGGTCACTTAGTTGATGACAAAATGCACGCTCGTTCTATCGGACCTTACTCATTAATTACTCAACAGCCATTGGGTGGTAAGGCACAGTTTGGTGGTCAGCGTTTCGGTGAGATGGAAGTTTGGGCATTAGAGGCATTCGGTGCAGCTAATGTACTTCGCGAGATCTTAACTGTTAAGTCTGATGACGTTCAAGGACGTGCTAAAGCATATGAGGCAATTGTTAAAGGTGACAATATGCCGAATCCAAATGTTCCAGAATCATTCAACGTATTAGTTCACGAACTTCGTGGTCTTGCATTAGAAATTACGTTGCAATAA
- the panB gene encoding 3-methyl-2-oxobutanoate hydroxymethyltransferase, protein MSIHKSDIKKVTTHQLAAMKSRGEKISMLTAYDYSMAKILDSAGIDVLLVGDSASNVMAGNETTLPITLDHMIYHATSVVRAVDRALVVVDIPFGSYQGSSSEALRSAIRIMKETGGHAVKVEGGAEIKESVQKILSAGVPVMGHLGLTPQSIYKFGTYTVRAKEEEEAQKLIDDAKLLEELGCFALVLEKIPSALAERVAKELTIPVIGIGAGAGVDGQVLVVHDMLGITQDFKPRFLRRYANIGGMMKEAVQGYISDVKSQDFPNEKECY, encoded by the coding sequence ATGTCAATCCATAAATCAGATATCAAAAAAGTTACGACACATCAGTTAGCAGCGATGAAATCTAGAGGTGAAAAAATCTCTATGCTTACAGCTTATGATTATTCAATGGCTAAAATTTTAGATAGCGCTGGTATTGATGTTTTATTAGTTGGTGATTCGGCATCTAACGTAATGGCAGGTAATGAAACTACTTTACCTATTACATTAGATCATATGATTTACCATGCTACTTCTGTTGTTAGAGCAGTTGATAGAGCTTTAGTTGTTGTTGATATTCCATTTGGTAGCTACCAAGGAAGCTCTTCAGAGGCATTACGTTCAGCTATTCGCATTATGAAAGAAACTGGCGGACATGCTGTAAAAGTTGAAGGTGGAGCTGAGATTAAAGAATCTGTTCAAAAGATTTTATCTGCAGGTGTACCGGTAATGGGACATTTAGGGTTAACACCTCAATCTATTTATAAATTCGGTACATATACTGTTAGAGCAAAAGAAGAAGAAGAAGCTCAAAAGCTTATTGATGATGCTAAGCTTTTAGAAGAACTTGGCTGTTTTGCTCTTGTCTTAGAAAAAATACCTTCTGCTTTGGCTGAGAGAGTTGCTAAGGAGCTTACTATACCTGTAATCGGTATTGGTGCAGGTGCAGGAGTGGACGGACAAGTACTTGTTGTACATGATATGTTAGGAATCACTCAAGACTTTAAACCTCGTTTCTTAAGAAGATATGCAAATATCGGAGGAATGATGAAAGAAGCTGTTCAAGGGTATATCTCTGATGTAAAATCACAAGATTTCCCTAATGAGAAAGAGTGTTACTAA
- a CDS encoding calcium/sodium antiporter, producing MILSILLVAVGFTALIFGANWLVDGASSLAKKHNISDLAIGLTVVAFGTSMPELLVNVISVVNGHSDILLGNIVGSNNFNIFFILGVAGIIMPIAVKSSTAWKEIPISLFLTVLLLLQVNDYFVNTDSTTHFLSRLDGALLFILFVLFLYYIFTSMKEEGEISQEQEVKVAKNVVLKIVGGLILLIAGGQFVVNNSIEIAQKLGVSEKIIGLTIVAIGTSLPELTTSVIAALKKNSDIAIGNVIGSNIFNILFILSVSSMIQPVEYNTKFNLDLYVLIGGTLLLFGMMFTGKKIKVVDRWEAIILLLIYIVYTGYLVMLES from the coding sequence ATGATTTTATCAATACTTTTAGTTGCAGTAGGCTTTACTGCATTAATCTTTGGGGCTAATTGGCTAGTAGATGGGGCATCATCACTAGCAAAAAAGCATAATATATCTGATTTAGCAATCGGATTAACTGTTGTGGCTTTTGGCACTTCAATGCCTGAATTATTAGTGAATGTCATTTCAGTTGTAAATGGACATTCTGATATCCTTTTGGGTAATATTGTAGGTAGTAATAACTTCAATATTTTTTTTATTCTAGGTGTTGCAGGTATTATTATGCCAATTGCTGTAAAATCAAGTACCGCTTGGAAAGAGATACCTATTTCTTTATTCCTTACTGTATTGCTATTATTACAGGTCAATGATTACTTTGTCAATACAGATTCAACAACTCACTTTTTATCAAGGTTAGATGGTGCCTTACTGTTTATCCTCTTTGTATTATTCCTCTATTACATCTTTACTAGTATGAAAGAGGAAGGTGAAATATCACAAGAACAAGAGGTAAAAGTAGCTAAAAATGTAGTGCTTAAAATTGTAGGAGGTTTAATTCTACTGATTGCAGGAGGGCAATTTGTCGTAAATAATAGTATTGAAATAGCTCAAAAATTGGGCGTAAGTGAAAAAATTATAGGTCTGACTATCGTTGCGATAGGTACATCATTACCAGAATTGACAACATCAGTGATTGCAGCATTAAAGAAAAATAGTGATATAGCTATCGGTAATGTTATTGGTTCGAATATCTTTAATATCCTATTTATACTTTCAGTAAGTAGTATGATTCAGCCGGTAGAATATAATACAAAGTTTAATCTTGATCTCTATGTATTAATTGGAGGCACACTTTTACTTTTCGGGATGATGTTTACTGGAAAGAAGATAAAGGTGGTTGATCGATGGGAAGCAATAATATTATTATTAATATATATCGTTTATACTGGATATCTTGTGATGCTTGAATCCTAA
- a CDS encoding RluA family pseudouridine synthase — MNLDQSQIIYEDNHLVVVNKAPGILVQGDNTGDETLTDIVKEYIKEKYNKPGAVFLAPVHRLDRPVSGVVVFARTSKAAERMAKIFQGHKITKTYLALVEKRPQQEEDTLINWLKKDEKKNRTHVYLSDRRGGKYCETYYKTLGRVGENYCLHVEPKTGRSHQIRAQLGNIGSPIKGDMKYGAKRRVMNGKLIFLHAKELAFEHPVKKEPMRFTARVPEHDVWKNFAKM, encoded by the coding sequence ATGAATTTAGATCAGTCACAGATCATCTATGAAGACAATCACTTAGTGGTTGTAAATAAGGCACCCGGTATTTTGGTACAAGGTGATAATACTGGAGACGAAACCCTTACGGATATCGTTAAAGAGTATATCAAAGAAAAATACAATAAGCCAGGAGCAGTATTTTTAGCTCCAGTACATAGATTAGACCGTCCTGTAAGTGGTGTAGTTGTTTTTGCAAGAACTTCTAAAGCTGCTGAAAGAATGGCTAAGATCTTTCAAGGTCATAAGATTACGAAAACCTATTTAGCATTGGTTGAAAAACGCCCTCAACAAGAAGAGGATACTTTAATTAACTGGCTAAAGAAGGACGAAAAGAAAAATAGAACACACGTTTATTTATCAGATAGACGAGGTGGGAAATATTGTGAAACGTATTATAAAACATTAGGTCGTGTAGGTGAAAATTACTGCTTACATGTTGAACCTAAAACTGGACGTTCACATCAAATCCGTGCACAATTAGGTAATATTGGATCTCCAATTAAAGGAGACATGAAATATGGTGCAAAACGTAGAGTGATGAATGGTAAATTAATTTTCCTTCATGCAAAAGAACTTGCGTTTGAACACCCCGTGAAGAAAGAACCTATGCGTTTTACGGCTCGTGTTCCTGAACACGATGTATGGAAGAACTTCGCCAAGATGTAA
- a CDS encoding outer membrane beta-barrel protein codes for MKKYILSLVFAALAFAASAQDSNFIITYQMSLPVGETNDYISAFSGRGVGMEWRQHLASAPLSFGLSLDWNVLYQKTDDTYTNPGEGIVANGRQYRYMNIVPILAHANYYFNKDGIINPYLGVGVGTYYINQRTEFGQWAIVEKNWHFGVAPELGILADVNPSVDMIFSVRYNMAFKAGNSTDHSYLGFNIGFVY; via the coding sequence ATGAAAAAATATATTCTTTCTTTAGTGTTTGCTGCTTTAGCATTTGCAGCATCAGCACAAGATTCAAACTTCATTATTACATATCAAATGTCTTTGCCTGTAGGTGAGACCAACGATTATATTAGTGCATTTAGTGGAAGAGGTGTAGGAATGGAATGGAGACAACATTTGGCTTCTGCCCCACTTTCTTTTGGCCTATCGTTAGATTGGAATGTCTTATATCAGAAAACAGATGATACTTACACTAATCCAGGTGAAGGGATTGTAGCGAATGGTAGACAATATAGATACATGAACATTGTACCTATCTTGGCACATGCTAATTATTACTTCAATAAGGATGGTATCATCAATCCATATTTAGGAGTTGGTGTGGGTACTTATTATATCAACCAAAGAACAGAGTTTGGACAATGGGCTATCGTTGAGAAAAACTGGCATTTTGGTGTAGCTCCAGAGCTTGGTATTTTAGCTGATGTAAACCCATCAGTAGATATGATTTTCAGTGTACGTTACAATATGGCTTTCAAAGCTGGTAATTCTACTGATCACTCTTATTTAGGTTTCAATATTGGTTTTGTATACTAG